One part of the Nitrosophilus kaiyonis genome encodes these proteins:
- the mqnP gene encoding menaquinone biosynthesis prenyltransferase MqnP, translating into MKKIAKILNDFNEFVMFKHTIFSLPFIFIAMIVAANGWFGWRLFFLGLIAAASARNFAMGINRYLDRDIDRLNPRTANRPSVDGRIKEKWQLSFIIANALIFIITAYYINDLAFWLSFPILLILGAYSYFKRFSEFAHIILGISLGLAPIAGVVAVKAAITMWSIYLAIGVMFWVAGFDLLYSLQDIEFDKKMGLFSIPSQYGEKCTLFISKIFHFLTVLFWLFFAIEAKLGIFGYLAVLVSAIMLYYEHLIVNKDFRKIDKAFFTVNGYLGIIFLFLIILDSIFGK; encoded by the coding sequence ATGAAAAAAATAGCAAAAATTTTAAATGATTTTAATGAATTTGTAATGTTTAAACATACTATTTTTAGCCTTCCATTTATATTTATTGCCATGATTGTTGCTGCAAATGGATGGTTTGGTTGGAGACTATTTTTTTTGGGACTTATTGCAGCTGCAAGTGCGAGAAATTTTGCTATGGGGATAAATAGATATCTAGATAGAGACATTGATAGATTAAATCCAAGAACTGCAAATAGACCAAGTGTAGATGGAAGGATAAAAGAGAAATGGCAATTATCTTTTATAATAGCAAATGCCCTTATTTTTATAATTACAGCCTATTATATTAATGATTTAGCTTTTTGGTTATCTTTTCCAATTTTATTGATTTTAGGGGCCTATTCATATTTTAAAAGATTTAGTGAATTTGCTCATATAATTTTAGGAATATCTTTAGGATTAGCACCTATTGCTGGAGTTGTTGCTGTAAAAGCTGCTATTACAATGTGGTCGATCTATTTAGCAATTGGTGTTATGTTTTGGGTTGCTGGTTTTGATCTATTGTATTCATTGCAAGATATAGAATTTGATAAAAAAATGGGACTTTTTTCTATACCATCTCAATATGGAGAAAAATGTACTCTTTTTATCTCAAAAATTTTTCACTTTTTAACAGTTTTATTTTGGCTATTTTTTGCAATAGAAGCAAAACTTGGAATATTTGGTTATCTAGCCGTTTTAGTATCAGCAATAATGCTATATTATGAACATTTAATAGTAAATAAAGATTTTAGAAAAATTGATAAAGCTTTTTTTACTGTAAATGGATATTTAGGGATAATTTTTCTATTTTTAATAATTTTAGACTCTATTTTTGGTAAATAG